In one Gopherus evgoodei ecotype Sinaloan lineage chromosome 1, rGopEvg1_v1.p, whole genome shotgun sequence genomic region, the following are encoded:
- the LOC115648552 gene encoding leucine-rich repeat-containing protein 51-like, which translates to MNVRWDCCKISLQAPPLDYSFRGISFIQDLLTEQPRAGLKVIKHSAGGKLLTQAVRLNNNTINELTDFASTMEQLLEYPDELSWVDLSFNDLPTIDPVLTMYPNLRALNLHGNSIQSLSEVDKLAVLPHLRTLTLHGNPIEEEKGYRSYVLSVLPQLKSFDFSGVTKQDRSTAAFWRRMNVKPKKVKKRRDDY; encoded by the exons ATGAACGTGCGATGGGATTGCTGTAAGATCTCACTGCAGGCACCACCTCTGGACTATTCCTTCCGAGGCATCAGCTTCATCCAAG ACCTGCTGACAGAGCAGCCCCGGGCTGGCCTCAAGGTGATCAAGCACTCGGCCGGGGGGAAGCTGCTGACCCAGGCGGTGCGCCTGAATAACAACACCATCAATGAGCTGACCGACTTCGCCTCCACCATGGAGCAGCTGCTGGAGTACCCCGACGAGCTCTCCTGGGTCGACCTCTCCTTCAACGACTTGCCTACTATCGACCCG GTGCTGACTATGTACCCCAACCTCCGGGCGCTGAACCTGCACGGGAACAGCATCCAGAGCCTCAGCGAGGTGGACAAGCTGGCCGTCCTGCCACACCTGCGGACGCTGACCCTGCATGGAAACCCCATCGAGGAGGAGAAAGGCTACAG GAGCTACGTGCtgtctgtgctgccccagctgaAGTCCTTCGATTTCAGCGGCGTGACAAAGCAGGACCGCTCCACCGCCGCCTTCTGGAGACGCATGAACGTCAAACCCAAGAAGGTCAAGAAAAGGCGAGACGACTACTGA